The Mytilus edulis chromosome 12, xbMytEdul2.2, whole genome shotgun sequence genome contains a region encoding:
- the LOC139498843 gene encoding uncharacterized protein isoform X1 yields the protein MHSSETQNTRTKLSTKCKKLIRLSPKSKKKPSRNKEPNGMDASGIDHKENNSRLPNGFTDKETYDMKQAFGLFDKNDDGKISSDELGRVLRTLGHNYSNDQVQEMISNVDTNENGYVEFDEFITMMKRWQHNLSCDTEFASAPVKPEDEKHYEAFKAFDMDGNGYIDKHELKYTMRRLGENLSDDDIKAMFKEADLNGDGLIDFNEFKRLLHHFCPE from the exons ATGCATTCATCCGAAACTCAGAATACAAGAACCAAACTG tCAACAAAGTGCAAGAAGCTCATTCGGTTGAGCCCGAAGTCTAAAAAGAAACCATCCCGGAACAAAGAACCGAACGGCATGGATGCAAGTGGCATTGACCACAAGGAAAACAATAGTAGACTTCCGAATGGCTTCACAGATAAAGAAACATACG acaTGAAGCAAGCGTTTGGTTTATTTGATAAGAATGACGATGGTAAAATCTCCAGTGATGAATTAGGCCGAGTGTTACGGACGTTAGGTCATAATTATTCCAATGACCAAGTTCAAGAAATGATCAGTAATGTAGATACAAATG AAAACGGGTATGTAGAATTTGATGAATTTATAACTATGATGAAGCGATGGCAACATAATTTGTCATGTGACACCGAATTTGCGTCTGCTCCTGTTAAACCAGAAGACGAAAAACATTATGAGGCATTCAAAGCTTTTGATATGGATGGCAATGGGTATATAGACAAACATGAACTTAAATACACAATGCGCAGACTCGGGGAAAATTTATCAGACGATGATATTAAAGCAATGTTTAAAGAGGCAGATTTAAATGGTGATGGACTTATAGATTTCAACG aatttaagcGGCTACTACATCATTTCTGCCCGGAATGA
- the LOC139498843 gene encoding uncharacterized protein isoform X3: MDCIGTKSTKCKKLIRLSPKSKKKPSRNKEPNGMDASGIDHKENNSRLPNGFTDKETYDMKQAFGLFDKNDDGKISSDELGRVLRTLGHNYSNDQVQEMISNVDTNENGYVEFDEFITMMKRWQHNLSCDTEFASAPVKPEDEKHYEAFKAFDMDGNGYIDKHELKYTMRRLGENLSDDDIKAMFKEADLNGDGLIDFNEFKRLLHHFCPE; the protein is encoded by the exons tCAACAAAGTGCAAGAAGCTCATTCGGTTGAGCCCGAAGTCTAAAAAGAAACCATCCCGGAACAAAGAACCGAACGGCATGGATGCAAGTGGCATTGACCACAAGGAAAACAATAGTAGACTTCCGAATGGCTTCACAGATAAAGAAACATACG acaTGAAGCAAGCGTTTGGTTTATTTGATAAGAATGACGATGGTAAAATCTCCAGTGATGAATTAGGCCGAGTGTTACGGACGTTAGGTCATAATTATTCCAATGACCAAGTTCAAGAAATGATCAGTAATGTAGATACAAATG AAAACGGGTATGTAGAATTTGATGAATTTATAACTATGATGAAGCGATGGCAACATAATTTGTCATGTGACACCGAATTTGCGTCTGCTCCTGTTAAACCAGAAGACGAAAAACATTATGAGGCATTCAAAGCTTTTGATATGGATGGCAATGGGTATATAGACAAACATGAACTTAAATACACAATGCGCAGACTCGGGGAAAATTTATCAGACGATGATATTAAAGCAATGTTTAAAGAGGCAGATTTAAATGGTGATGGACTTATAGATTTCAACG aatttaagcGGCTACTACATCATTTCTGCCCGGAATGA
- the LOC139498843 gene encoding uncharacterized protein isoform X5 codes for MDASGIDHKENNSRLPNGFTDKETYDMKQAFGLFDKNDDGKISSDELGRVLRTLGHNYSNDQVQEMISNVDTNENGYVEFDEFITMMKRWQHNLSCDTEFASAPVKPEDEKHYEAFKAFDMDGNGYIDKHELKYTMRRLGENLSDDDIKAMFKEADLNGDGLIDFNEFKRLLHHFCPE; via the exons ATGGATGCAAGTGGCATTGACCACAAGGAAAACAATAGTAGACTTCCGAATGGCTTCACAGATAAAGAAACATACG acaTGAAGCAAGCGTTTGGTTTATTTGATAAGAATGACGATGGTAAAATCTCCAGTGATGAATTAGGCCGAGTGTTACGGACGTTAGGTCATAATTATTCCAATGACCAAGTTCAAGAAATGATCAGTAATGTAGATACAAATG AAAACGGGTATGTAGAATTTGATGAATTTATAACTATGATGAAGCGATGGCAACATAATTTGTCATGTGACACCGAATTTGCGTCTGCTCCTGTTAAACCAGAAGACGAAAAACATTATGAGGCATTCAAAGCTTTTGATATGGATGGCAATGGGTATATAGACAAACATGAACTTAAATACACAATGCGCAGACTCGGGGAAAATTTATCAGACGATGATATTAAAGCAATGTTTAAAGAGGCAGATTTAAATGGTGATGGACTTATAGATTTCAACG aatttaagcGGCTACTACATCATTTCTGCCCGGAATGA
- the LOC139498843 gene encoding uncharacterized protein isoform X2: MNCLMALTPSTKCKKLIRLSPKSKKKPSRNKEPNGMDASGIDHKENNSRLPNGFTDKETYDMKQAFGLFDKNDDGKISSDELGRVLRTLGHNYSNDQVQEMISNVDTNENGYVEFDEFITMMKRWQHNLSCDTEFASAPVKPEDEKHYEAFKAFDMDGNGYIDKHELKYTMRRLGENLSDDDIKAMFKEADLNGDGLIDFNEFKRLLHHFCPE, encoded by the exons tCAACAAAGTGCAAGAAGCTCATTCGGTTGAGCCCGAAGTCTAAAAAGAAACCATCCCGGAACAAAGAACCGAACGGCATGGATGCAAGTGGCATTGACCACAAGGAAAACAATAGTAGACTTCCGAATGGCTTCACAGATAAAGAAACATACG acaTGAAGCAAGCGTTTGGTTTATTTGATAAGAATGACGATGGTAAAATCTCCAGTGATGAATTAGGCCGAGTGTTACGGACGTTAGGTCATAATTATTCCAATGACCAAGTTCAAGAAATGATCAGTAATGTAGATACAAATG AAAACGGGTATGTAGAATTTGATGAATTTATAACTATGATGAAGCGATGGCAACATAATTTGTCATGTGACACCGAATTTGCGTCTGCTCCTGTTAAACCAGAAGACGAAAAACATTATGAGGCATTCAAAGCTTTTGATATGGATGGCAATGGGTATATAGACAAACATGAACTTAAATACACAATGCGCAGACTCGGGGAAAATTTATCAGACGATGATATTAAAGCAATGTTTAAAGAGGCAGATTTAAATGGTGATGGACTTATAGATTTCAACG aatttaagcGGCTACTACATCATTTCTGCCCGGAATGA
- the LOC139498843 gene encoding uncharacterized protein isoform X4 — MANETSTKCKKLIRLSPKSKKKPSRNKEPNGMDASGIDHKENNSRLPNGFTDKETYDMKQAFGLFDKNDDGKISSDELGRVLRTLGHNYSNDQVQEMISNVDTNENGYVEFDEFITMMKRWQHNLSCDTEFASAPVKPEDEKHYEAFKAFDMDGNGYIDKHELKYTMRRLGENLSDDDIKAMFKEADLNGDGLIDFNEFKRLLHHFCPE, encoded by the exons tCAACAAAGTGCAAGAAGCTCATTCGGTTGAGCCCGAAGTCTAAAAAGAAACCATCCCGGAACAAAGAACCGAACGGCATGGATGCAAGTGGCATTGACCACAAGGAAAACAATAGTAGACTTCCGAATGGCTTCACAGATAAAGAAACATACG acaTGAAGCAAGCGTTTGGTTTATTTGATAAGAATGACGATGGTAAAATCTCCAGTGATGAATTAGGCCGAGTGTTACGGACGTTAGGTCATAATTATTCCAATGACCAAGTTCAAGAAATGATCAGTAATGTAGATACAAATG AAAACGGGTATGTAGAATTTGATGAATTTATAACTATGATGAAGCGATGGCAACATAATTTGTCATGTGACACCGAATTTGCGTCTGCTCCTGTTAAACCAGAAGACGAAAAACATTATGAGGCATTCAAAGCTTTTGATATGGATGGCAATGGGTATATAGACAAACATGAACTTAAATACACAATGCGCAGACTCGGGGAAAATTTATCAGACGATGATATTAAAGCAATGTTTAAAGAGGCAGATTTAAATGGTGATGGACTTATAGATTTCAACG aatttaagcGGCTACTACATCATTTCTGCCCGGAATGA